From a single Nicotiana tabacum cultivar K326 chromosome 8, ASM71507v2, whole genome shotgun sequence genomic region:
- the LOC107818751 gene encoding myosin-9-like isoform X4, giving the protein MQGIPVNITVGSHVWIEDPSVAWIDGQVSEVNGQEIQVQTSDGRTVVANLSKTYPKDEDAPDGGVDDMTELSYLHEPGVLHNLATRYQLHEIYTYTGSILIAINPFQKLPHLYDGHMMKKYKGVPLGKLSPHVFAIADAAYRAMINEGKSNSILVSGESGAGKTETTKMLMRYLAYLGGHKGTQRRTVEQQVLESNPVLEAFGNAKTVRNNNSSRFGKFVEIQFDKNGRISGAAIRTYLLERSRVCQVSDPERNYHCFYLLCAAPQEEIKRYKLGDPKSFHYLNQSNCYELVGVSDAHDYLEIRRAMDIVGISEKEQEAIFRVVASVLHLGNIEFAKGNETDSSVLKDDKSRFHLQTTAELLMCDVTLLEDALLRRVMVTPEEVIKRSLDPEAAAVSRDGLAKTIYSRLFDWLVDKINNSIGQDPNSKSLIGVLDIYGFESFKSNSFEQFCINYTNEKLQQHFNQHMFKMEQEEYSKEEINWSYIEFVDNQDALDLIEKKPGGIIALLDEACMFPKSTHETFSQKLYQIFKANKRFIKPKLSRTEFTIAHYAGEVQYQSDQFLDKNKDYVVPEHQDLLSASKCPFVVGLFPPVAEESTKSSSKSSKFSSIGSRFKLQLQSLMETLNSTEPHYIRCVKPNSLLKPAIFENVNIMQQLRCGGVLEAIRISCAGYPTHKTFSEFLNRFGLLAPEVLEEHVDEKVACEKILEKTGLAGYQIGKTKVFLRAGQMAELDAHRAIKLTTAVKTIQKETRSHIAWKNYVSLQKAAICLQSLCRARFAFKLYVTMKREAASLRIQTKFRGHLARKSYTKLKCSVIALQTGIRVAAAREKFRYEKQTRAAIIIQTHERRHKVFSYYKKLIWASILAQCRWRGRVARRELRKLKMASRETGALKEAKVKLEKQVEELKLQLQLEKRLRMDLEEAKDQEIAKLQNSLRGMQSKQNETNTLPIKEHEAAQKAIEGDSSTVEKKTVPVEHAETVEALTAEVENLKVLFRKEKQRADDSERKCAEAQESSKEKCRKLEETERKVQQLQDSLNRYLLQGVLLGMLYSRRIT; this is encoded by the exons ATGCAGGGCATTCCAGTAAATATTACTGTAGGTTCTCATGTGTGGATCGAGGATCCATCAGTTGCTTGGATTGATGGACAAGTATCAGAGGTTAATGGACAGGAAATTCAGGTTCAGACATCTGATGGGAGGACG GTTGTAGCAAATTTATCAAAAACTTACCCCAAGGATGAAGATGCTCCTGATGGAGGAGTTGATGACATGACTGAACTTTCATATTTGCATGAGCCTGGAGTCTTACATAATTTGGCAACAAGATATCAACTCCACGAAATCTAT ACTTATACTGGAAGTATTCTTATAGCAATTAATCCGTTTCAAAAACTGCCTCATTTATATGACGGCCACATGATGAAAAAATATAAAGGAGTACCACTTGGTAAACTAAGTCCTCATGTCTTTGCTATTGCTGATGCTGCTTACAG GGCAATGATCAATGAGGGTAAAAGCAATTCTATATTGGTTAGTGGAGAAAGTGGTGCTGGTAAGACTGAAACTACTAAAATGCTTATGCGCTATCTTGCCTATTTGGGCGGCCATAAAGGCACTCAAAGGCGGACTGTGGAACAGCAAGTACTGGAG TCAAATCCAGTACTTGAAGCATTTGGCAATGCCAAAACAGTTAGAAATAACAATTCAAG CCGTTTCGGTAAGTTTGTGGAGATTCAGTTTGACAAGAATGGAAGAATATCTGGTGCAGCTATTAGAACTTATCTGCTTGAAAGATCTCGAGTTTGCCAAGTTTCAGACCCTGAACGGAACTATCATTGTTTCTACCTTCTCTGTGCAGCACCGCAGGAG GAGATCAAAAGGTATAAGTTGGGGGATCCCAAATCATTTCACTATCTCAATCAATCAAATTGCTATGAACTGGTAGGCGTTAGCGATGCTCATGACTATCTTGAGATAAGGAGGGCAATGGATATCGTTGGAATTAGCGAGAAAGAGCAG GAGGCAATTTTTAGAGTTGTGGCTTCTGTTCTTCATCTTGGTAATATAGAATTTGCAAAGGGCAATGAAACTGACTCATCTGTTCTGAAAGATGACAAATCTAGGTTTCATCTTCAAACTACTGCAGAGCTTCTGAT GTGTGATGTTACTTTATTGGAGGATGCCCTACTGAGACGTGTAATGGTCACTCCTGAAGAAGTTATAAAGAGAAGTCTTGATCCTGAAGCTGCAGCAGTAAGCAGAGATGGGTTAGCTAAAACAATATATTCTCGCTTATTCGACTG GTTGGTGGACAAAATTAATAACTCGATTGGGCAAGATCCTAACTCCAAATCTCTAATTGGTGTTCTTGACATTTATGGTTTTGAAAGTTTCAAAAGTAATAG TTTTGAACAATTCTGCATTAATTATACAAATGAGAAGCTGCAGCAACATTTTAACCAG CACATGTTCAAGATGGAGCAGGAGGAATACTCTAAGGAAGAGATAAATTGGAGCTATATAGAATTTGTGGACAACCAGGATGCCCTAGATCTTATTGAAAAG AAACCTGGAGGTATCATTGCTCTTCTTGATGAAGCCTG TATGTTCCCCAAGTCAACTCACGAAACATTCTCACAAAAGCTTTATCAGATATTCAAGGCCAACAAACGCTTTATCAAACCAAAATTGTCCCGCACTGAGTTTACCATTGCTCATTATGCTGGAGAG GTTCAATATCAATCTGATCAATTTTTGGATAAGAACAAAGACTATGTTGTTCCTGAACATCAGGATTTGTTAAGTGCTTCTAAATGCCCATTTGTTGTGGGCCTTTTCCCTCCTGTTGCTGAGGAGTCAACTAAATCTTCATCCAAATCATCCAAGTTCTCATCCATTGGTTCTCGTTTCAAG TTACAACTCCAATCATTGATGGAAACCCTGAATTCTACAGAACCTCATTACATCAGATGTGTGAAGCCTAACAGTCTTTTGAAACCTGCAATATTTGAGAATGTTAACATTATGCAGCAGCTACGTTGTGGT GGTGTTCTAGAGGCAATTCGAATTAGTTGTGCTGGCTATCCTACGCATAAGACATTTTCTGAATTTCTGAATCGATTTGGTCTTCTTGCTCCAGAGGTCTTGGAAGAGCA CGTTGATGAAAAAGTTGCATGCGAAAAGATATTAGAAAAGACAGGGCTTGCTGGTTATCAG ATTGGAAAAACAAAGGTTTTTCTGAGAGCAGGGCAGATGGCCGAGCTAGATGCACACAGAGCTATAAAGCTAACCACTGCAGTTAAGACAATACAAAAGGAAACTAGATCTCATATTGCATGGAAAAATTATGTTTCCTTGCAGAAGGCTGCAATTTGCTTACAATCCTTGTGTCGAG CAAGGTTTGCTTTCAAATTGTATGTCACCATGAAAAGAGAGGCTGCTTCTCTCAGAATTCAGACAAAGTTCCGTGGACACTTGGCCAGAAAATCCTACACAAAACTTAAATGTTCAGTCATCGCTCTTCAGACTGGAATTCGAGTGGCAGCTGCAAGAGAGAAGTTCAGATATGAAAAACAAACCAGGGCAGCAATTATTATACAG ACCCATGAGCGTCGTCACAAAGTCTTTTCATACTATAAGAAACTCATATGGGCATCAATTCTAGCACAATGCAGATGGAGGGGAAGAGTTGCAAGGAGGGAGCTTCGGAAACTAAAGATG GCTTCAAGAGAAACAGGCGCACTGAAAGAGGCAAAGGTTAAGCTTGAAAAACAGGTTGAAGAACTTAAATTGCAGTTGCAGTTGGAGAAACGTCTAAGG ATGGACTTGGAAGAGGCAAAGGACCAGGAAATAGCAAAATTGCAGAATTCATTGCGGGGCATGCAAAGCAAACAGAATGAAACAAATACATTGCCCATCAAGGAACATGAGGCTGCTCAAAAAGCTATTGAAGGAGACTCTTCAACAGTTGAAAAGAAAACGGTCCCAGTTGAGCATGCAGAAACAGTTGAAGCTTTAACTGCAGAAGTGGAAAATTTAAAG GTGTTatttagaaaagaaaagcaaCGTGCTGATGATTCTGAAAGGAAATGTGCTGAAGCTCAGGAATCAAGTAAGGAGAAGTGCCGGAAGTTAGAAGAGACCGAAAGAAAAGTTCAACAACTCCAGGACTCGCTTAACAG ATATCTTTTACAAGGAGTGCTGCTTGGGATGCTATACTCACGGCGCATAACCTGA